The genomic DNA ATCATTTCCAGAACTTCACCGCTGTTCATTTTCTTAACTGCTTTTGCCAATTTGATAATCGGCATCGGACAACTAAGTCCTTTACAATCCAATGTTTGATCTACTTGCATTTTTTCCTCCTTCGTTTTTTTTATTACATTTTAGTTTATTTTTGCCACAGAGACACAGAGAACACAGAGAAAATAATTTTTCTTTTTCCGTTATTAATTTTTATCCGTGATCATCAGTCTAATCCGTGTTATCCGTATTCCATCTTTCACCATTTTATTTTTAATTCTTTTTCTACCATTTCTTTCACTTTTTTATCTTTTTTATCATCAGGATGGATCTTCTGATTTATCATTTCACATCTTAATTCCTGAATAAATTTATCGAGTTCACGAGATTCCTTGTATCTATCTTTGGTTACATATCCTTCTTTCATTGCCATATCTCGAAGCACTTCGATCACATCAGTAAATTTAACTCCCTGCGGACATAGAGCATAACAAGTATAACACCTTGAACACATCCATAAAAGATCTGAAGACAGAACTTCCTTTTTCATTCCCAGAATGCACATCCTGATGATCCTTCTCGGATCGTATTCTTC from Candidatus Cloacimonadota bacterium includes the following:
- a CDS encoding heterodisulfide reductase, producing MDKIILNEMDANFKNEIASQPGAEHFQRCFTCGTCTASCPVAEVNEEYDPRRIIRMCILGMKKEVLSSDLLWMCSRCYTCYALCPQGVKFTDVIEVLRDMAMKEGYVTKDRYKESRELDKFIQELRCEMINQKIHPDDKKDKKVKEMVEKELKIKW